One Leclercia pneumoniae genomic region harbors:
- the acnA gene encoding aconitate hydratase AcnA: protein MSLTLREASKDTLQAENKTYHYYSLPLAARELGDIARLPKSLKVLLENLLRWQDETSVTLEDIRALAGWLKTAHADREIAYRPARVLMQDFTGVPAVVDLAAMREAVKRLGGDTAKVNPLSPVDLVIDHSVTVDHFGDDDAFEENVRLEMERNHERYVFLKWGQQAFSRFSVVPPGTGICHQVNLEYLGRAVWSELQDKEWVAYPDTLVGTDSHTTMINGLGVLGWGVGGIEAEAAMLGQPVSMLIPDVVGFKLTGKLSEGITATDLVLTVTQMLRKHGVVGKFVEFYGDGLDSLPLADRATIANMAPEYGATCGFFPIDGVTLDYMRLSGRSEEQVALVEAYAKAQGMWRNAGDEPVFTSTLALDMGSVEASLAGPKRPQDRVALGDVPKAFAASTELEVNTAQKDRRPVDYSMNGHAYQLPDGAVAIAAITSCTNTSNPSVLMAAGLLAKKAVTLGLKRQPWVKASLAPGSKVVSDYLAQARLTPYLDELGFNLVGYGCTTCIGNSGPLPEPIEQAIKQGDLTVGAVLSGNRNFEGRIHPLIKTNWLASPPLVVAYALAGNMNINLATDPLGHDRKGDPVYLKDIWPSAQEISRAVEQVSTDMFRKEYAEVFEGTPEWKNIEVARSDTYSWQSDSTYIRLSPFFDDMGTEPKPLEDIHGARILAMLGDSVTTDHISPAGSIKADSPAGRYLQSRGVERRDFNSYGSRRGNHEVMMRGTFANIRIRNEMVPGVEGGMTRHLPGSEVVSIYDAAMAYQQEGTPLAVIAGKEYGSGSSRDWAAKGPRLLGVRVVIAESFERIHRSNLIGMGILPLEFPQGESRKTLGLTGEEKIDIRDLQNLKPGATVPVTLTRADGKTEVLECRCRIDTATELTYYQNDGILHYVIRNMLN, encoded by the coding sequence ATGTCGTTAACCCTACGCGAAGCCAGTAAGGACACATTGCAGGCTGAGAATAAAACTTACCATTACTACAGTCTGCCGCTGGCTGCCAGGGAACTTGGGGATATTGCGCGTCTACCCAAGTCGTTAAAAGTGTTGCTGGAAAACCTGCTGCGCTGGCAGGACGAAACTTCCGTCACGCTTGAAGATATTCGCGCGCTCGCCGGCTGGTTGAAAACCGCCCATGCTGACCGGGAGATCGCCTACCGCCCCGCCAGGGTTTTAATGCAGGACTTTACGGGCGTGCCTGCTGTTGTTGACCTGGCCGCCATGCGTGAAGCCGTTAAACGCCTGGGCGGTGATACCGCAAAAGTGAATCCTCTCTCCCCCGTTGACCTTGTTATCGACCACTCCGTTACCGTTGACCACTTTGGTGACGACGATGCCTTTGAAGAGAACGTGCGTCTGGAAATGGAGCGCAACCACGAGCGCTACGTCTTCCTGAAGTGGGGACAACAGGCATTTAGCCGCTTCAGTGTCGTACCGCCCGGAACGGGGATTTGCCATCAGGTGAACCTTGAATATCTGGGCAGAGCGGTCTGGAGCGAACTTCAGGATAAAGAGTGGGTGGCCTATCCGGACACGCTGGTTGGCACGGACTCGCATACCACCATGATCAACGGCCTTGGGGTATTGGGGTGGGGCGTCGGCGGTATCGAAGCCGAAGCGGCGATGCTTGGTCAACCGGTATCAATGCTTATTCCTGATGTGGTCGGTTTCAAACTGACCGGCAAACTCAGTGAGGGCATCACCGCCACTGACCTTGTATTGACCGTCACCCAGATGCTGCGTAAGCACGGGGTAGTGGGCAAATTCGTCGAATTTTACGGGGACGGACTGGATTCTCTTCCGCTGGCGGACCGCGCCACCATCGCCAATATGGCGCCAGAATATGGCGCAACCTGCGGCTTCTTCCCTATCGATGGCGTCACCCTCGACTATATGCGTCTGAGTGGCCGCAGCGAGGAGCAGGTGGCACTGGTAGAAGCCTATGCCAAGGCGCAAGGTATGTGGCGTAATGCGGGAGATGAGCCCGTCTTCACCAGTACGCTGGCGCTGGACATGGGCAGCGTAGAGGCGAGCCTGGCCGGACCAAAACGCCCTCAGGATCGTGTTGCCCTGGGGGATGTACCGAAAGCCTTTGCCGCCAGCACCGAGCTTGAGGTCAATACGGCGCAGAAAGATCGCCGTCCCGTCGATTATTCCATGAACGGCCACGCCTACCAGCTGCCGGACGGCGCGGTGGCTATCGCGGCGATCACCTCCTGTACCAATACCTCCAACCCCAGCGTGCTGATGGCCGCCGGGCTGCTGGCGAAAAAAGCCGTCACGCTGGGCCTGAAGCGTCAGCCTTGGGTCAAAGCCTCGCTGGCACCGGGTTCGAAAGTGGTATCAGATTACCTGGCGCAGGCCCGACTTACCCCATACCTCGATGAGCTGGGCTTTAACCTGGTGGGATACGGTTGTACGACCTGTATCGGCAACTCGGGGCCGCTGCCGGAGCCTATCGAACAGGCGATTAAGCAGGGTGACCTCACCGTTGGTGCGGTGCTGTCGGGCAATCGTAACTTTGAAGGTCGTATTCATCCCCTGATAAAAACGAACTGGCTGGCTTCGCCGCCGCTGGTGGTGGCTTACGCGCTGGCGGGGAACATGAATATCAACCTGGCAACCGATCCGCTGGGGCATGACCGCAAAGGCGACCCGGTCTACCTGAAAGATATCTGGCCATCGGCGCAGGAGATATCTCGCGCGGTTGAGCAGGTCTCAACCGATATGTTCCGCAAAGAGTATGCCGAAGTCTTTGAAGGCACGCCCGAGTGGAAAAATATCGAAGTGGCACGCTCAGATACTTATAGCTGGCAGAGCGACTCAACCTATATTCGTCTCTCCCCATTCTTTGACGATATGGGTACCGAGCCAAAACCGCTGGAGGATATCCACGGGGCACGGATCCTGGCAATGCTGGGGGACTCGGTGACCACGGACCATATCTCCCCAGCGGGCAGCATTAAGGCCGACAGCCCGGCAGGACGTTACCTGCAAAGCCGCGGTGTAGAGCGTCGTGATTTTAACTCCTACGGTTCACGCAGGGGTAACCACGAAGTGATGATGCGCGGTACCTTTGCTAATATTCGCATTCGTAATGAGATGGTTCCGGGCGTAGAGGGGGGCATGACCCGTCACCTGCCGGGCAGCGAGGTGGTGTCGATCTACGATGCGGCCATGGCCTATCAGCAGGAAGGCACGCCGCTGGCGGTTATCGCCGGGAAAGAGTATGGCTCTGGCTCCAGCCGTGACTGGGCGGCGAAAGGGCCACGTCTGTTAGGCGTGCGGGTGGTGATTGCCGAGTCGTTCGAGCGTATCCACCGTTCAAACCTGATTGGGATGGGCATCTTGCCGCTGGAGTTCCCGCAGGGCGAATCACGGAAAACGCTGGGGCTGACGGGTGAGGAGAAGATCGATATTCGCGATCTTCAAAATCTGAAACCGGGTGCGACCGTGCCAGTTACGCTGACGCGTGCCGACGGCAAAACGGAAGTGCTGGAATGCCGCTGCCGTATTGATACCGCAACCGAGTTAACCTACTACCAGAACGACGGCATCCTGCATTACGTCATTCGAAACATGCTTAACTAA
- the pyrF gene encoding orotidine-5'-phosphate decarboxylase: MTSLASSSSRVVTSSPVVVALDYNNRDNALAFVDRIDPRDCRLKVGKEMFTLFGPQIVRDLQQRGFEIFLDLKFHDIPNTTAHAVAAAADLGVWMVNVHASGGARMMTAAREALIPFGNDAPLLIAVTVLTSMEASDLLELGITLTPAEHAERLARLTQNSGLDGVVCSAQEAVRFKSELGQSFKLVTPGIRPVGSDAGDQRRIMTPEQAQTAGVDYMVIGRPVTQSADPAQTLRAINASLNKGA, from the coding sequence ATGACGTCTTTAGCTTCATCATCTTCCCGCGTAGTTACATCCTCTCCTGTTGTTGTCGCCCTTGATTACAACAATCGTGATAACGCTTTGGCTTTTGTTGATCGCATCGACCCACGCGACTGCCGTCTGAAAGTGGGTAAAGAGATGTTTACGCTGTTCGGGCCGCAAATCGTCCGTGACCTGCAGCAGCGCGGGTTTGAAATCTTCCTCGACCTTAAATTTCACGACATTCCTAACACCACCGCGCATGCCGTAGCGGCAGCTGCAGATCTGGGTGTATGGATGGTAAACGTTCACGCCTCCGGCGGTGCACGAATGATGACAGCAGCGCGCGAAGCGCTGATACCGTTTGGCAACGATGCCCCGCTCTTAATTGCGGTTACCGTGCTCACCAGCATGGAAGCCAGCGACTTGCTCGAGCTGGGCATTACGCTCACGCCAGCGGAGCACGCAGAACGTCTGGCACGCCTGACCCAAAATTCTGGCCTCGATGGCGTGGTCTGTTCCGCTCAGGAAGCGGTTCGCTTTAAGAGCGAGCTGGGTCAGTCCTTCAAGCTGGTGACGCCAGGGATTCGTCCGGTGGGCAGCGATGCGGGCGATCAGCGTCGTATCATGACGCCGGAACAGGCGCAGACTGCCGGCGTAGACTATATGGTTATTGGGCGTCCGGTGACCCAGTCTGCCGATCCGGCGCAAACCCTGCGTGCCATCAACGCATCACTGAATAAGGGGGCGTAA
- the ymiC gene encoding small membrane protein YmiC: MNNMRSIKYWSWMGAFSLSILFWCQLIWMTIN; this comes from the coding sequence ATGAATAATATGCGCAGTATCAAATACTGGTCCTGGATGGGCGCGTTTTCACTGTCGATCCTTTTCTGGTGCCAGCTAATCTGGATGACAATCAACTGA
- the cysB gene encoding HTH-type transcriptional regulator CysB: MKLQQLRYIVEVVNHNLNVSSTAEGLYTSQPGISKQVRMLEDELGIQIFARSGKHLTQVTPAGQEIIRIAREVLSKVDAIKSVAGEHTWPDKGSLYIATTHTQARYALPGVIKGFIERYPRVSLHMHQGSPTQIAEAVSKGNADFAIATEALHLYDDLVMLPCYHWNRSIVVTPDHPLAAKSSVSIEELAQYPLVTYTFGFTGRSELDTAFNRAGLTPRIVFTATDADVIKTYVRLGLGVGVIASMAVDPVSDPDLVRLDAQGVFSHSTTKIGFRRSTFLRSYMYDFIQRFAPHLTRDVVDTAVALRSNEDIEAMFKDIKLPEK, from the coding sequence ATGAAACTACAACAGCTTCGCTATATTGTTGAGGTCGTTAATCACAACCTCAATGTCTCTTCGACCGCAGAAGGTCTTTATACCTCCCAGCCCGGTATCAGCAAGCAGGTGCGTATGCTTGAAGATGAGCTGGGCATCCAAATCTTTGCCCGTAGCGGTAAACACCTGACGCAGGTTACCCCCGCCGGACAGGAAATTATTCGTATTGCCCGCGAAGTACTATCCAAAGTGGATGCCATCAAATCCGTGGCGGGCGAACACACCTGGCCTGATAAAGGTTCGCTCTATATTGCGACGACCCACACCCAGGCGCGTTATGCGCTGCCAGGCGTTATTAAGGGTTTCATTGAGCGTTATCCGCGCGTATCACTGCATATGCACCAGGGGTCGCCTACGCAAATTGCTGAGGCGGTATCGAAAGGCAATGCAGACTTTGCGATTGCTACGGAGGCCCTGCACCTGTACGACGATCTGGTCATGCTGCCATGCTATCACTGGAACCGCTCTATCGTAGTAACTCCGGATCACCCCTTAGCGGCGAAAAGCTCCGTCTCTATTGAGGAACTGGCCCAGTACCCGCTGGTGACCTACACCTTTGGCTTTACCGGACGCTCAGAGCTGGATACCGCATTTAATCGTGCCGGGCTGACGCCGCGTATCGTCTTTACCGCCACTGATGCCGACGTCATTAAAACTTACGTTCGTCTGGGGCTTGGGGTAGGGGTGATTGCCAGTATGGCGGTCGATCCCGTCTCCGATCCGGATTTAGTCCGTCTGGATGCGCAGGGCGTATTTAGCCACAGTACGACCAAAATCGGTTTCCGTCGAAGCACCTTCTTGCGCAGTTACATGTATGATTTCATTCAACGTTTCGCGCCTCATTTGACGCGCGATGTGGTGGATACCGCCGTCGCGTTACGCTCGAATGAAGATATCGAAGCGATGTTTAAAGATATTAAACTTCCGGAAAAATAA
- the lapB gene encoding lipopolysaccharide assembly protein LapB: MLELLFLLLPVAAAYGWYMGRRSAQQTKQDEANRLSRDYVAGVNFLLSNQQDKAVDLFLEMLKEDTGTVEAHLTLGNLFRSRGEVDRAIRIHQTLMESASLTYDQRLLAVQQLGRDYMAAGLYDRAEDMFNQLVDETDFRISTLQQLLQIYQATSDWQKAIEVAERLVKLGKDKQRGEIAHFYCELALQQMGSEDMDRAIALLKKGAAADRNSARISIMLGRVFMAKGEYNKAVESLLRVIDQDKELVSETLEMLQTCYQQLGKPEEWVAFLRRCVEENTGASAELMLADVIEQHEGSDTAQLYINRQLQRHPTMRVFHKLMDYHLHDAEEGRAKESLMVLRDMVGQQVRSKPRFRCQKCGFTAYTLYWHCPSCRAWNTIKPIRGLDGQ, from the coding sequence ATGCTGGAGTTGTTGTTTCTGCTTTTGCCTGTCGCCGCAGCCTATGGCTGGTATATGGGCCGCAGAAGTGCGCAACAGACAAAACAGGATGAAGCCAACCGCCTGTCACGTGACTATGTGGCAGGGGTTAACTTCCTGCTGAGCAATCAACAGGATAAAGCGGTAGACCTGTTCCTTGAGATGTTGAAAGAAGATACCGGCACCGTTGAGGCTCACCTCACCCTCGGTAACCTCTTCCGCTCCCGCGGAGAAGTTGACCGTGCAATTCGTATTCACCAGACCTTAATGGAGAGCGCGTCGTTAACCTACGACCAGCGCCTGCTTGCCGTTCAACAGCTTGGTCGTGACTACATGGCCGCCGGGCTTTATGACCGCGCGGAAGATATGTTCAACCAACTGGTGGACGAAACCGATTTCCGTATCAGCACCCTGCAGCAGTTATTGCAAATTTACCAGGCCACCAGTGACTGGCAAAAAGCGATTGAGGTGGCTGAACGGCTGGTGAAATTGGGTAAAGATAAACAGCGCGGCGAAATTGCCCATTTCTACTGCGAGCTTGCGCTGCAGCAGATGGGCAGCGAGGACATGGATCGCGCTATTGCGTTGCTGAAAAAAGGCGCCGCGGCGGATCGTAATAGCGCGCGTATCTCCATCATGCTCGGCCGGGTGTTTATGGCCAAAGGCGAATATAACAAAGCCGTGGAGAGCTTGCTGCGCGTCATTGATCAAGATAAAGAGTTAGTTAGCGAAACCTTAGAGATGCTGCAAACCTGCTATCAGCAGTTGGGCAAACCCGAGGAGTGGGTCGCTTTCCTGCGCCGCTGCGTGGAAGAGAACACCGGGGCCAGCGCCGAGCTGATGCTGGCAGATGTCATCGAACAGCATGAAGGTAGCGACACTGCGCAGCTCTATATAAACCGTCAGCTACAGCGCCATCCAACCATGCGCGTATTTCATAAACTGATGGACTATCACCTTCATGATGCCGAAGAGGGGCGCGCCAAAGAGAGTCTGATGGTGCTGCGCGACATGGTGGGTCAACAGGTACGCAGCAAGCCGCGTTTTCGCTGTCAGAAGTGTGGTTTTACGGCCTATACCCTTTACTGGCACTGTCCGTCGTGCCGGGCATGGAATACCATTAAGCCGATTCGCGGGCTGGATGGGCAATAA
- the pgpB gene encoding phosphatidylglycerophosphatase B, with protein sequence MLSIARRTAVGAGILLIMPAAVWISGWQWQPGGSSAWLKTLFWVTETVTQPWGIITHTLLCLWFLWCLRFRLRAAIMLFAILGGSIAVGQGVKSWVKERAQEPRPYVVWLEKEHQVPVNDFYNLKRKARGELVKEQLAEQTDIPKFLRKHWQKETGFAFPSGHTMFAASWALLGVGLLWPRRRTITIVVLLAWATGVMGSRLLLGMHWPVDLIVATLISWLLVTLATWIAERVCGPLMPPKEEEREIATRDAES encoded by the coding sequence ATGCTTTCAATTGCCCGCCGTACGGCGGTAGGAGCAGGGATATTGCTCATTATGCCCGCCGCCGTCTGGATCTCCGGCTGGCAGTGGCAGCCAGGAGGCAGCAGCGCCTGGTTGAAAACCCTGTTCTGGGTAACCGAAACCGTCACCCAACCCTGGGGCATTATTACCCATACGCTACTCTGCCTCTGGTTCTTATGGTGTCTGCGCTTTCGTCTACGTGCCGCCATCATGCTGTTTGCCATTCTCGGGGGATCGATTGCCGTGGGGCAGGGGGTGAAATCCTGGGTTAAAGAACGTGCGCAAGAACCGCGTCCTTATGTAGTCTGGCTCGAAAAAGAGCACCAGGTGCCGGTAAACGACTTCTACAATTTAAAGCGTAAGGCGCGCGGTGAACTGGTGAAAGAGCAGTTGGCCGAGCAGACGGATATTCCGAAATTCTTACGCAAGCACTGGCAAAAAGAGACGGGTTTTGCCTTTCCTTCGGGCCACACCATGTTTGCCGCCAGTTGGGCGTTGCTGGGCGTTGGGCTGTTATGGCCACGCCGGCGCACCATCACCATCGTCGTTCTGCTGGCCTGGGCCACGGGGGTGATGGGCAGCCGTCTGCTCCTGGGAATGCACTGGCCGGTCGATCTGATCGTCGCTACGCTTATATCATGGCTGCTGGTGACGCTTGCCACCTGGATTGCTGAGCGAGTCTGTGGACCGCTGATGCCGCCGAAAGAAGAAGAGCGAGAAATCGCCACCCGGGACGCGGAAAGCTGA
- a CDS encoding YmiA family putative membrane protein — protein sequence MISEIDCKRIAMPSGSEEPQRDPQLKRKAWLAVFLGSALFWVVVALLVWHFWG from the coding sequence ATGATAAGCGAAATCGATTGCAAGAGGATAGCAATGCCATCAGGAAGTGAAGAACCGCAAAGGGACCCGCAGCTCAAGCGTAAAGCCTGGCTGGCCGTATTCCTTGGCTCAGCACTGTTTTGGGTGGTCGTTGCGCTCCTCGTCTGGCACTTTTGGGGTTAA
- the ribA gene encoding GTP cyclohydrolase II, whose translation MQLKRVAEAKLPTPWGDFLMVGFEELATGQDHVALVYGDISGQTPVLARVHSECLTGDALFSLRCDCGFQLEAALSHIAEEGRGILMYHRQEGRNIGLLNKIRAYALQDQGYDTVEANHQLGFAADERDFTLCADMFKLLGVDEVRLLTNNPRKVEILSEAGINIVERVPLIVGRNPKNAHYLDTKAAKMGHLLGE comes from the coding sequence ATGCAGCTTAAACGTGTGGCAGAAGCCAAACTGCCTACCCCCTGGGGCGATTTCCTGATGGTGGGTTTCGAAGAACTGGCAACCGGGCAGGATCATGTTGCGTTAGTCTACGGAGACATTTCCGGTCAGACGCCGGTACTGGCACGCGTGCACTCTGAATGTCTGACGGGCGACGCGTTGTTTAGCCTGCGTTGTGACTGCGGGTTCCAGCTCGAAGCTGCCCTCTCGCATATTGCTGAAGAGGGGCGCGGTATACTGATGTATCACCGCCAGGAAGGACGTAACATTGGCCTGCTGAATAAAATACGGGCCTATGCACTGCAGGATCAGGGTTACGATACCGTCGAAGCGAACCATCAACTGGGCTTCGCGGCCGATGAGCGTGATTTTACGCTGTGCGCGGATATGTTTAAGCTGCTGGGCGTAGACGAAGTGCGTCTGTTGACCAACAACCCACGTAAGGTCGAAATTCTGAGCGAAGCGGGCATCAATATCGTGGAGCGCGTACCGCTGATCGTCGGACGTAACCCGAAAAACGCCCATTATCTGGATACGAAAGCCGCCAAGATGGGCCATCTCCTCGGCGAATAA
- a CDS encoding LapA family protein, producing MKYLLIFLLVLAIFVISVTLGSQNDQQVTFNYLLAQGEYRISSLLAVLFAAGFAIGWLICGLFWLKVRVSLARAERKIKRLEYQIAPTADVPVTSGVPVAKE from the coding sequence GTGAAATATTTACTCATTTTCTTACTGGTATTGGCGATTTTTGTCATTTCCGTCACATTAGGTTCGCAAAACGATCAACAGGTAACTTTCAATTATCTGCTGGCGCAGGGCGAGTATCGAATTTCAAGTCTGCTGGCGGTGCTTTTTGCAGCAGGCTTTGCGATCGGCTGGCTAATTTGCGGGCTGTTCTGGCTTAAAGTACGCGTCTCGTTGGCCCGTGCTGAACGAAAAATTAAACGTCTTGAATATCAGATCGCGCCCACGGCCGACGTTCCGGTAACTTCAGGTGTGCCGGTCGCGAAGGAATAA